A window of Fimbriimonadaceae bacterium contains these coding sequences:
- a CDS encoding S41 family peptidase, with translation MKFAKIVGIPLAFLACFAFGFTWRDLQKGAPPSTDALRVLLGASRVSKEEVSATQTFRAAYQRISTDYYKGVDGKKLKYAGIEGLMGALGDPHTVFMEPAQAKEFQVETQANFVGIGARLSPDPMGARVASVFEDGPANRAGLRVGDSISGVDGESVVGKTVEFIVSKIRGKEGTPVRLQIVRPGAPKPLELSIRRSQVITPTVEGKLLPGSIGYVAVASFSEPTNAQFSKELGKLGPGLKGLIIDVRNNPGGLLETAVEMLSRYADDKVVVKMRMRDGREEVAKTYYGQRKPLGYPVIVLVNEESASAAEIFAGALRDYKLATLVGEHTYGKASVQNVYALVDGSNAKITIARYFLPSGQDISRRVDEDGQYVSGGLQPDYKVELDLTTQVVFGDPDKDPQLKKAIEIIQSKE, from the coding sequence GTGAAGTTCGCCAAGATCGTAGGAATTCCGCTCGCGTTCCTCGCCTGTTTCGCCTTCGGTTTCACCTGGCGCGACTTGCAGAAGGGGGCGCCTCCCTCGACCGATGCGCTGCGCGTACTCTTGGGCGCGTCCAGGGTAAGCAAGGAAGAGGTCTCGGCCACCCAGACGTTCCGCGCCGCCTACCAGCGGATTTCGACGGACTACTACAAGGGCGTGGACGGCAAGAAGCTGAAGTACGCCGGCATCGAGGGGCTCATGGGCGCGCTCGGCGACCCGCACACCGTCTTCATGGAGCCGGCCCAGGCCAAGGAGTTCCAGGTCGAGACGCAGGCGAACTTCGTCGGCATCGGTGCCCGGCTCTCCCCCGATCCCATGGGCGCGCGTGTGGCCTCCGTCTTTGAGGATGGCCCTGCGAACCGAGCGGGTTTGCGCGTGGGGGACTCGATTTCCGGCGTCGACGGCGAGTCCGTGGTCGGGAAGACCGTGGAGTTTATCGTTTCGAAGATTCGAGGCAAGGAGGGCACGCCGGTGCGCCTCCAGATCGTCCGCCCCGGCGCGCCCAAGCCTTTGGAGCTTTCCATCCGGCGGTCGCAGGTCATCACGCCGACGGTGGAAGGGAAGCTGCTTCCGGGATCGATCGGCTACGTGGCCGTCGCGAGTTTCTCGGAGCCCACCAACGCCCAGTTCTCCAAGGAGTTGGGGAAGCTCGGGCCCGGCCTCAAGGGCTTGATCATCGACGTGCGGAACAACCCGGGCGGGCTCTTGGAGACCGCCGTCGAGATGCTTTCGCGATATGCGGACGACAAGGTTGTGGTGAAGATGCGCATGCGGGACGGGCGCGAGGAGGTGGCCAAGACCTACTACGGGCAGCGCAAACCGCTGGGCTATCCGGTGATCGTGCTCGTGAACGAGGAGTCGGCCAGCGCGGCCGAGATCTTCGCGGGCGCCCTGCGCGACTACAAGCTCGCGACCCTGGTGGGCGAGCACACGTACGGCAAGGCTTCGGTGCAGAACGTCTACGCCCTCGTGGACGGCTCGAACGCCAAGATCACGATCGCCCGCTACTTCCTTCCGAGCGGCCAGGACATCAGCCGCCGCGTCGACGAGGACGGTCAGTACGTGTCCGGCGGACTGCAGCCCGATTACAAGGTGGAGCTGGATCTCACGACGCAGGTCGTGTTCGGCGACCCCGACAAGGACCCGCAACTGAAGAAGGCCATCGAGATCATCCAGTCGAAGGAGTAG
- a CDS encoding S41 family peptidase, with the protein MWTAVAVATGALLLAGGNAARDHVDVGNSRLRTASGLPLEGLVASKDQGPDVPEGAFFREMVELLKREYVDPISDESKLAEGAVRGMVQSLEDPECLFYDTDAFLVRRAELRGDYQGIGVDFMLLGDPALDATDGEDTGLGHFRVPRLVAAAVVPGGPADKAGVKPGDWVSILDGHWLVNTQEIGEYREAQKRFADGKMPKEAFDALRKEIQTKSEKNLMPMKALERLTQGVAGSLEIEWKRGNEVRKTTLTRARSHVDPVSEKNGTLSLRFLPDADKALQEAIAGKREVTLDLRGQVSGDFETMRRCLAVLAKKGGYGVLVQADGSLVQPLTVQNGNAQPPSLRLLVDHTTRDEAEIFALALAAFGNAKLVGEKTAGLPHAIETLDMAGGGGYSLVTGEYRREAARTDEVKS; encoded by the coding sequence GTGTGGACGGCCGTCGCCGTCGCGACCGGGGCGTTGTTGCTCGCGGGCGGAAATGCGGCGCGCGACCACGTCGACGTGGGCAACTCACGTCTTCGCACGGCATCCGGTCTGCCCCTGGAAGGACTGGTTGCCTCGAAGGACCAAGGGCCGGACGTTCCCGAAGGCGCCTTCTTCCGAGAGATGGTGGAGCTGCTCAAGCGCGAGTACGTGGACCCCATCTCCGACGAGTCCAAATTGGCCGAAGGGGCCGTGCGCGGCATGGTGCAGAGCCTCGAGGACCCCGAGTGCCTCTTCTACGATACGGACGCGTTCCTCGTCCGCCGCGCCGAGCTGCGAGGCGACTACCAGGGCATCGGCGTCGATTTCATGCTCCTCGGAGATCCCGCCTTGGACGCGACGGATGGGGAGGACACGGGTCTGGGACACTTCCGGGTTCCGCGCCTCGTGGCCGCGGCGGTGGTCCCCGGCGGGCCCGCCGACAAGGCCGGCGTCAAGCCGGGCGACTGGGTGTCCATCCTCGACGGCCATTGGCTGGTGAACACGCAGGAGATCGGCGAGTATCGCGAGGCGCAGAAGCGGTTCGCGGACGGCAAGATGCCCAAAGAGGCCTTCGACGCCCTGCGCAAGGAGATTCAGACCAAGTCGGAGAAGAACCTGATGCCCATGAAGGCCCTCGAGAGGCTCACGCAGGGCGTCGCAGGGTCGCTTGAGATCGAGTGGAAGCGCGGAAACGAGGTGCGGAAGACGACCTTGACGCGTGCCCGATCGCATGTGGACCCGGTTTCGGAGAAGAACGGCACCCTTTCGCTCCGCTTCCTGCCGGACGCCGACAAGGCGCTGCAGGAAGCCATTGCCGGAAAGAGGGAGGTCACGCTCGATCTCCGCGGTCAGGTCTCGGGCGACTTCGAGACGATGCGCCGATGCCTTGCGGTGTTGGCCAAGAAGGGCGGCTACGGGGTGCTCGTGCAGGCCGACGGCTCGTTGGTCCAACCGCTGACGGTCCAGAACGGCAACGCCCAACCTCCGTCCCTGAGGCTCCTTGTGGACCACACGACTCGCGATGAGGCCGAGATCTTCGCCCTCGCGCTCGCGGCCTTCGGCAACGCCAAGCTCGTGGGCGAGAAGACGGCCGGTCTGCCCCATGCGATCGAGACGCTCGACATGGCGGGAGGTGGCGGTTACTCGCTGGTGACCGGCGAGTACAGGCGCGAAGCGGCCCGGACGGACGAGGTGAAGTCGTGA
- the rpiB gene encoding ribose 5-phosphate isomerase B, translated as MKIVFGSDHAGFALREGVRAHAAALGHETWWVGAADETPYDYPDAADLVAEAILDGRADLGVLVCGTGIGISIRANRHPGIRAANCCTPQMAEMARRHNHANVLCLGGRLTSLEDGNLIFDEFLRTGEDREERHARRVEKLDGELPEAAQERSGIG; from the coding sequence ATGAAGATCGTCTTTGGATCCGACCATGCGGGCTTCGCTCTTCGAGAGGGCGTGCGCGCCCATGCGGCGGCGCTCGGGCACGAGACGTGGTGGGTGGGGGCCGCCGACGAGACGCCGTACGACTACCCGGATGCCGCGGACCTCGTGGCCGAGGCGATTCTCGACGGGCGAGCCGATCTGGGTGTGCTCGTGTGTGGAACCGGGATCGGCATCTCGATCCGGGCCAATCGGCACCCCGGCATTCGGGCGGCGAACTGTTGCACCCCGCAGATGGCCGAGATGGCCCGAAGGCACAACCACGCGAACGTGCTGTGTCTGGGCGGGCGTCTGACATCTCTAGAGGATGGAAATCTCATCTTCGACGAATTCCTGAGAACCGGAGAGGATCGCGAGGAGCGCCACGCGCGCCGTGTGGAAAAACTGGATGGGGAGCTGCCCGAGGCGGCTCAGGAGCGGAGCGGTATTGGGTGA
- a CDS encoding HEAT repeat domain-containing protein, whose translation MASAWVQTPAPQVEVDGWSYPLSPQGALLGKSFGGGAWDEVASLHRAAEERLKTAPTWRVKVVILSRADIVERGADGVARLRRGVLRVDDLERVQAEIARFAVVAEARAGGAMQLAFDVEVDDAPASVESTDDPYGRAFLDSTLAPLLNGAVFDPSDPKYRGPYDSAFLLHPALVRTGVNDVILGTSASSIPVQAYSQPGQLALAMADAWATHLARRVRDLGFPLTIDQPAPSAFDTSGEPTAVRRPDAFMAPDLWRVACERFAPTPAYQAHATRDLPAHTPWSVARENPYRLPRLDDETLAALAGAPMAIAADGDRIAFAATGQAAATFDPSSGATALLSLADKRLLFVDWAQADLFGSHLDPRLKPQVEGWLEKGDRLFVVFSLAPGPSEPEINLLRLEGLSVQATPVPRGTPPQLELPPGGRTASGPGDLVRIVAADGKQRWAAHPWIDPVRVDLPSSLLLAGESVSVVAQASASSSPVQVRWEVPPGWQAPADGVLKEGQNAWAFTVPRGALDQEVRCTFSQASSGWTRVATIRVERLATPLGLELVWGPGTVPAVSGGFSVAPTAEGEGVLVTEAPGSRAGRVLLLRRQGSRPVLNVATHPFLELTLDGSKAEPLDLVVREVGGRVTRVRLFDVPGALGAEPPTWSVPTIGPGAATLDLRAAGVSGAVEEVRIETPEAAGLYERPLGASSFVLKRVRVLSAPEGAVVPIGKGTPLVADPAGTLWQRAAAAARTPNAALLGDARDLVALNAASAARRAKFPDLVPELGALVRSLEKNVVHEAIEALAFQDTPAAWALVTGALDAGPSDEARESAARVLGREGRIVAAAPLTSMIIALSWRARATGAEALASLPGSEPAQLALVFLQDVHPAVRLAVVRHAKMDVDPVARRIQFESVNDPSDQVRYESYLALIRSTLPGMADEGYRGVRDDSPAVRIALLEAFRLLSAKEARGALRLAVVDTDPRVRAAALSAFATAPGDVALDELGGVLEEKDARIQAALVELAVAKKLALPPKTLEALASSTDPSVARWARERQP comes from the coding sequence TTGGCATCTGCGTGGGTCCAAACCCCCGCTCCCCAGGTGGAGGTCGACGGGTGGTCGTACCCGCTGAGCCCACAAGGGGCCCTTCTAGGCAAATCCTTCGGCGGAGGCGCTTGGGACGAGGTCGCCTCGCTTCACCGTGCGGCCGAAGAGCGGCTCAAGACCGCGCCGACGTGGCGCGTGAAGGTCGTCATCCTCTCGCGCGCGGACATCGTCGAACGCGGCGCCGACGGCGTGGCCCGGCTGCGTCGCGGCGTGCTGCGGGTGGACGACCTGGAGCGTGTGCAAGCCGAGATCGCCCGGTTCGCGGTCGTCGCCGAGGCGCGGGCGGGTGGCGCGATGCAGCTCGCCTTCGACGTCGAGGTCGATGACGCCCCCGCCTCGGTCGAGAGCACGGACGATCCGTACGGACGGGCGTTCCTGGATTCCACGCTTGCGCCGCTCCTCAACGGGGCGGTGTTCGATCCCAGCGATCCCAAATATCGAGGGCCCTACGACTCCGCGTTCCTTCTTCACCCGGCCCTCGTCCGAACAGGGGTGAACGATGTGATTTTGGGGACGTCCGCGTCCTCGATTCCGGTGCAGGCGTACTCCCAGCCCGGGCAACTCGCCCTTGCGATGGCCGACGCCTGGGCCACGCACCTCGCCCGGCGCGTGAGGGACCTCGGGTTTCCGCTCACCATCGATCAACCCGCTCCATCGGCCTTCGACACCTCGGGCGAACCCACGGCGGTGAGGCGCCCCGATGCGTTCATGGCGCCCGACCTGTGGCGGGTCGCCTGCGAGCGATTCGCTCCGACCCCGGCTTATCAGGCCCACGCAACGCGCGACCTGCCCGCGCACACGCCGTGGAGCGTCGCCCGCGAGAACCCCTACCGTCTGCCGCGGCTCGACGACGAGACATTGGCGGCATTGGCGGGGGCCCCGATGGCGATCGCAGCCGACGGCGACCGCATCGCCTTCGCGGCGACGGGACAGGCGGCCGCCACCTTCGACCCGTCCTCGGGAGCCACCGCACTCCTCTCCCTTGCCGACAAGCGGCTGCTGTTCGTCGATTGGGCGCAGGCCGATCTGTTTGGGTCGCACCTCGACCCGCGGTTGAAACCGCAGGTGGAGGGCTGGCTGGAGAAGGGGGATCGCCTGTTCGTCGTGTTTTCGCTGGCCCCTGGCCCGTCTGAGCCGGAGATCAACCTCCTGAGGCTCGAAGGGCTCTCGGTGCAAGCGACCCCCGTTCCTCGGGGGACGCCGCCCCAGTTGGAACTGCCGCCGGGCGGTCGAACGGCCTCGGGACCCGGGGACCTGGTTCGGATCGTCGCCGCCGACGGCAAGCAACGGTGGGCGGCCCATCCCTGGATCGATCCTGTCCGGGTGGATCTGCCCTCCTCGCTTTTGCTTGCGGGCGAGTCGGTATCCGTCGTCGCCCAGGCAAGCGCGAGTTCCAGTCCGGTGCAGGTGCGTTGGGAGGTGCCCCCAGGGTGGCAGGCGCCGGCGGACGGCGTGCTGAAGGAGGGCCAAAACGCCTGGGCCTTCACGGTGCCGCGGGGCGCGTTGGATCAGGAGGTTCGTTGCACCTTCTCGCAGGCGTCCAGCGGCTGGACCCGCGTGGCCACGATCCGTGTCGAACGCCTCGCGACGCCGTTGGGCCTCGAGCTTGTGTGGGGCCCCGGCACGGTCCCAGCGGTTTCGGGTGGCTTCTCGGTCGCTCCCACCGCGGAAGGCGAGGGAGTGCTGGTCACCGAGGCTCCCGGGTCGCGCGCGGGGCGGGTGCTCTTGCTGCGACGCCAGGGATCGCGGCCCGTCTTGAACGTGGCGACGCACCCCTTTCTGGAGCTGACGCTCGACGGGTCCAAGGCCGAGCCCCTGGACCTCGTGGTTCGGGAGGTCGGGGGGCGCGTCACGCGCGTGCGGCTCTTCGATGTCCCCGGCGCCCTTGGCGCTGAACCGCCCACGTGGAGTGTCCCGACGATCGGACCCGGAGCGGCAACCCTCGATCTGCGCGCAGCGGGGGTTTCCGGAGCCGTCGAGGAGGTTCGCATCGAGACTCCCGAGGCGGCCGGGCTCTACGAGCGCCCGCTCGGCGCGTCCTCGTTCGTGCTCAAGCGGGTGAGGGTGCTCAGTGCTCCCGAAGGTGCGGTGGTCCCGATCGGGAAGGGCACGCCCCTGGTCGCCGACCCGGCGGGGACCTTGTGGCAACGCGCCGCGGCCGCCGCGCGCACCCCCAACGCGGCCCTGCTCGGGGATGCCCGAGACTTGGTGGCGCTCAACGCGGCGTCGGCTGCGCGACGAGCCAAGTTTCCGGATCTCGTTCCCGAGTTGGGGGCCCTCGTCCGCAGCCTCGAGAAGAACGTGGTCCATGAGGCGATCGAAGCGCTCGCCTTTCAGGACACGCCCGCGGCATGGGCGCTCGTCACCGGCGCGCTCGATGCGGGTCCAAGCGACGAGGCGCGGGAGTCTGCCGCCCGAGTGCTTGGCCGGGAAGGGCGCATCGTGGCCGCCGCGCCGCTGACGTCGATGATCATCGCACTCTCCTGGCGGGCGCGGGCCACCGGGGCGGAAGCCCTAGCCTCGCTGCCTGGGTCGGAACCTGCGCAACTCGCTTTGGTGTTCCTTCAAGATGTGCACCCCGCCGTTCGCCTCGCCGTCGTCCGCCACGCGAAAATGGACGTGGATCCGGTCGCGCGTCGGATCCAATTCGAGTCGGTGAACGACCCAAGCGACCAGGTCCGATATGAAAGCTATCTCGCCTTGATCCGCAGCACGCTGCCTGGGATGGCGGACGAGGGCTACCGCGGAGTTCGCGACGACAGCCCGGCCGTGCGAATCGCCCTCCTCGAGGCCTTCCGGTTGCTGTCGGCGAAGGAAGCGCGCGGCGCCCTTCGCCTCGCGGTGGTCGACACGGACCCTCGCGTCAGGGCAGCCGCGCTTAGCGCCTTCGCCACTGCACCGGGCGATGTCGCGCTCGACGAGCTGGGCGGCGTATTGGAAGAGAAGGACGCCCGAATCCAGGCGGCGCTCGTCGAACTGGCGGTGGCCAAGAAGCTCGCGTTGCCGCCCAAGACCTTGGAAGCGCTTGCCTCGAGTACGGACCCTTCGGTCGCGCGGTGGGCGCGGGAGAGACAGCCATGA
- a CDS encoding S-methyl-5'-thioadenosine phosphorylase — protein MALAEIGVFGGSGFYSLLEDVREVKVDTPYGPPSDSVMLAKVSGRDVAFLPRHGRNHTLPPHKINYRANVWAMRSLGVQAVISPCAAGSLQADVNPGDFVVCDQFVDRTRARIDTFYDGPIVTHVSPADTYDPVLRRLAVETIRAHGIPCHDGGTVVVIQGPRFSTKAESKWFTEAGWQVINMTQYPEAYLCRELGMAVVNISLITDYDSGVVANAEAVTAHSVLEVFEKNAERIKKVVLDMVGKMPTDLAALGAREALVHSRGDGHAASKDDIRLYEVP, from the coding sequence ATGGCACTAGCAGAGATCGGCGTATTTGGAGGTTCGGGCTTCTACAGCCTGCTCGAGGATGTTCGCGAGGTCAAGGTCGACACGCCCTACGGCCCGCCGAGCGATTCGGTGATGCTTGCGAAGGTTTCAGGGCGCGACGTCGCGTTCCTGCCCCGGCACGGACGGAACCACACCCTGCCTCCCCACAAAATCAACTACCGCGCCAACGTGTGGGCGATGCGCAGCCTTGGCGTGCAGGCCGTCATCAGCCCGTGCGCCGCCGGCTCCCTTCAAGCGGACGTGAATCCCGGCGACTTCGTGGTCTGCGACCAGTTCGTGGATCGTACGCGCGCCCGGATCGACACGTTCTACGATGGCCCGATCGTCACGCACGTTTCGCCTGCCGACACGTACGATCCCGTCCTTAGGCGTCTTGCGGTCGAGACGATTCGCGCGCACGGCATTCCTTGCCACGACGGCGGCACAGTCGTGGTGATCCAAGGTCCGCGGTTCTCCACCAAGGCCGAGAGCAAGTGGTTCACGGAAGCCGGGTGGCAGGTCATCAACATGACGCAGTACCCCGAGGCCTACCTCTGCCGCGAGTTGGGCATGGCGGTGGTGAACATCTCGCTCATCACCGACTACGATAGCGGCGTGGTCGCCAATGCCGAAGCCGTGACCGCCCACAGCGTTCTCGAAGTGTTCGAAAAGAACGCCGAGCGGATCAAGAAGGTGGTCCTGGACATGGTGGGCAAGATGCCGACCGATCTCGCCGCATTGGGGGCCCGCGAGGCCCTCGTCCACAGCCGAGGCGATGGCCACGCGGCGTCGAAGGACGACATCCGGCTCTACGAGGTGCCCTGA
- a CDS encoding ABC transporter substrate-binding protein, translated as MRFLRSVALVLLACLLFGCPAEDQGKVYGKRFIAPKNIASLSPGTTEILARWGPFSFLKGRTSSCNWPSFINNVPVVLSSTSPDYESLVAKKFDLVVYDPHLFSEAEIQKIKELGIPTYEWDPKTVAQMIEDLYKLGAATGSETKTSQYADKIYNAEQLAKAQMPDPAPTVALILPSSGSEHMIAGKNSFQADELKASGGDVVGPDADRFVPLDAEALLGWDPQVLIVAGDAEVLLKDPRLQSLAAVKSGRVYPINPDAALRRGGRVDQFILAVSGLLRTK; from the coding sequence ATGCGGTTTCTTCGCTCCGTTGCGCTCGTGCTCCTGGCCTGTCTGCTCTTCGGTTGTCCTGCCGAGGATCAGGGGAAGGTCTATGGCAAGCGGTTTATCGCTCCCAAGAACATCGCCAGCCTGAGCCCGGGGACCACCGAAATCCTGGCGCGGTGGGGACCCTTCTCCTTCCTCAAGGGGCGCACGTCGAGCTGCAACTGGCCGTCGTTCATCAACAACGTGCCCGTCGTCCTTTCCAGCACCTCGCCCGACTACGAGTCGCTGGTCGCCAAGAAGTTCGACCTGGTCGTCTACGATCCCCACCTGTTCAGCGAAGCCGAAATCCAGAAGATCAAGGAGCTGGGTATCCCCACGTACGAGTGGGACCCGAAAACCGTCGCCCAAATGATCGAGGACCTGTACAAACTCGGCGCCGCGACGGGTTCCGAAACCAAAACGAGCCAGTATGCCGACAAGATCTACAACGCGGAGCAGCTCGCGAAAGCCCAGATGCCCGATCCGGCCCCCACCGTCGCGCTGATCCTGCCGAGCTCGGGCTCCGAGCACATGATCGCGGGGAAGAACTCGTTCCAAGCCGACGAGCTGAAGGCCTCCGGCGGCGACGTGGTCGGCCCGGACGCCGATCGCTTCGTGCCGCTCGACGCCGAAGCGCTCCTGGGCTGGGACCCGCAGGTTCTCATCGTTGCGGGCGACGCCGAAGTCCTTCTCAAGGACCCCCGCCTCCAATCGCTCGCCGCAGTGAAATCCGGGCGGGTCTATCCCATCAATCCCGACGCCGCGCTCAGACGGGGCGGACGCGTCGACCAGTTCATCCTCGCCGTGTCGGGACTGCTGCGAACCAAGTAA
- a CDS encoding zf-HC2 domain-containing protein — MIDKTEIHALADGELSPGDAARVEAQVNQCAESLAEYKAVLALKGATRRLADSVTCEETWRKCQGRLGEIDRTRRVESFVGRWAWGFCSVFLVLILGAGLLNRAPGNPLHSSDVARMMSNLGPSSSNTPAAPEQMRNWLRGFAPGTIQLDRVSVVAAAEGVIDNRHVARLTLKDAQGYANLVIIPEVNEIADLQANGAPEGYCYGRVGKMPCVAWTESGFAFIVLADRSPQDLLGIAQGIRVH, encoded by the coding sequence ATGATTGACAAGACAGAGATCCACGCCTTGGCCGACGGAGAGCTTTCTCCGGGCGACGCCGCGCGCGTCGAGGCCCAGGTGAACCAGTGTGCCGAGAGCCTGGCCGAGTACAAAGCCGTGCTGGCGTTGAAGGGGGCGACCCGTCGGCTGGCGGACTCGGTGACGTGCGAAGAGACGTGGCGCAAGTGCCAGGGCCGCCTCGGCGAGATCGATCGCACGCGGCGCGTCGAGTCCTTCGTGGGCCGATGGGCGTGGGGTTTCTGTTCGGTGTTCCTTGTCTTGATCCTCGGCGCGGGGCTGTTGAACCGCGCTCCCGGCAATCCGCTGCACTCTTCGGACGTCGCGCGCATGATGTCCAATCTCGGACCGTCCTCTTCCAACACCCCCGCCGCGCCCGAGCAGATGCGCAACTGGCTCCGCGGGTTCGCCCCCGGCACGATTCAGCTCGATCGTGTGAGCGTCGTGGCCGCCGCCGAAGGCGTGATCGACAACCGGCACGTCGCCCGGCTGACCTTGAAGGACGCCCAGGGCTACGCCAACCTCGTGATCATTCCCGAGGTGAACGAGATCGCCGATCTGCAGGCCAATGGGGCTCCCGAAGGCTACTGTTACGGCCGCGTCGGCAAGATGCCGTGTGTGGCGTGGACCGAGTCCGGGTTCGCCTTCATCGTGTTGGCCGACCGATCGCCGCAGGACCTCCTGGGAATCGCCCAGGGCATCCGGGTCCACTAG
- a CDS encoding sigma-70 family RNA polymerase sigma factor: MPLGRRSQRDAFERQAERVFPSVFGTALRLTRSREEAEDLSQEAIVRAYEAFERFDGNNFKAWILRIVTNLYINKYRRRQRGPQFGSLDDEGAAEPTAPEDATPDRVMFDELVGGEVEEALGKVPEDFRMAVILSDIEGMSYQEIADVLDVPIGTVRSRLARGRAMLRRSLEEYAEREGFLRHGTNP; this comes from the coding sequence ATGCCCCTCGGCAGACGCAGTCAGCGCGACGCTTTTGAAAGGCAGGCGGAGCGGGTGTTTCCCTCGGTTTTTGGAACCGCGCTGCGTCTTACCCGCTCGCGTGAAGAGGCCGAGGATCTCTCCCAAGAAGCGATCGTTCGCGCTTACGAGGCGTTCGAGCGTTTCGACGGGAACAACTTCAAAGCGTGGATCTTGCGGATTGTCACCAACTTGTACATCAACAAGTACAGGCGAAGGCAACGAGGGCCGCAGTTCGGATCGCTGGACGACGAAGGAGCGGCGGAACCGACCGCGCCCGAGGACGCCACGCCGGATCGCGTGATGTTCGACGAGCTCGTGGGCGGCGAAGTCGAGGAAGCCCTGGGCAAGGTGCCCGAAGATTTTAGAATGGCAGTGATTTTAAGCGACATCGAAGGAATGAGCTACCAGGAAATCGCCGACGTGCTGGACGTCCCGATCGGGACCGTGCGTTCGCGGTTGGCCCGGGGCCGAGCGATGTTGCGGAGATCGCTCGAAGAGTACGCGGAGCGCGAAGGATTCCTTCGCCACGGAACGAATCCATGA
- a CDS encoding DUF192 domain-containing protein — protein sequence MDRWLEIWLKGIALGVLVAGAVGCSGGDGAEQLEGAGLSASRPDAWKPQKPKPQPGDDARRTKQIREYTPTTIQLGNGEFPVVVADAEEKRNDGLAYVEAKDFKDRGMLFMMPAGNPELAVRHLQFDVDVVLISGQRSVQGIGSLSAPGGTVGAGSGARYILLAPKGTVSKFKVARGQSVGMQGGTTAVSGV from the coding sequence ATGGATCGATGGCTTGAGATTTGGTTGAAGGGGATTGCCCTCGGGGTGTTGGTGGCGGGAGCCGTCGGGTGCTCGGGCGGCGATGGTGCGGAGCAGCTCGAAGGCGCCGGTCTCAGCGCGTCTCGGCCTGATGCCTGGAAGCCGCAGAAGCCCAAACCCCAGCCGGGAGACGACGCGCGCCGCACGAAGCAGATTCGGGAGTACACCCCCACCACGATCCAACTCGGAAACGGAGAGTTTCCCGTGGTCGTGGCCGATGCGGAGGAGAAGCGCAACGACGGCTTGGCGTACGTCGAGGCCAAAGATTTCAAAGACCGTGGGATGCTGTTCATGATGCCCGCCGGGAATCCGGAGCTCGCCGTGAGGCATCTGCAGTTCGATGTCGACGTGGTGCTGATCAGCGGTCAGCGAAGCGTGCAGGGAATCGGCTCCTTGTCCGCTCCGGGAGGGACGGTCGGCGCCGGCAGCGGCGCCCGTTACATCCTGTTGGCGCCCAAGGGAACGGTGTCCAAGTTCAAGGTCGCGCGGGGCCAGTCCGTCGGCATGCAGGGCGGCACGACGGCCGTTTCGGGCGTCTGA